The following proteins are encoded in a genomic region of Peromyscus maniculatus bairdii isolate BWxNUB_F1_BW_parent chromosome 12, HU_Pman_BW_mat_3.1, whole genome shotgun sequence:
- the Lnp1 gene encoding leukemia NUP98 fusion partner 1: MEHRDDDDDDDVSFAKWMSSFWGHSWREKDERGLRDHHRPQEASYRKASLPCPFPAFPSITPPDCHPRRHSHEDQGSRSHLSMRYHRKCSVDGSFKEPVGSQRGAHSKIQEFSESFEQHLCLQTKHPPSSGPKGRKERNERHCLGMDVRSHKKMEERRNSTKEGHGDAPMAPLIEKGPE, translated from the exons ATGGAGCACAgagatgacgatgatgatgatgatgtgtctTTTGCCAAATGGATGAGCAGCTTTTGGGGTCACAGCTGGAGAGAAAAGGATGAGCGAGGACTCCGGGACCACCACCGACCACAAGAAGCCAGCTACAGGAAagcctccctgccctgccca TTTCCCGCATTTCCCAGCATTACGCCACCCGACTGCCACCCTAGACGACATTCCCATGAAGACCAGGGATCCCGAAGCCATCTTTCCATGCGTTATCACAGAAAATGCTCAGTGGATGGGTCATTCAAGGAGCCAGTGGGGTCACAAAGAGGAGCTCATTCCAAAATACAGGAATTTTCAGAATCCTTTGAACAGCACCTGTGCCTTCAAACCAAGCACCCTCCTTCTTCG GGACCcaagggcaggaaggagagaaacgaGAGACATTGCCTAGGGATGGACGTGAGATCCCACAAGaaaatggaggaaagaaggaacTCAACAAAGGAAGGACATGGAGATGCGCCCATGGCTCCCCTGATTGAAAAGGGGCCTGAATAA